One part of the Bdellovibrio bacteriovorus genome encodes these proteins:
- the trmB gene encoding tRNA (guanosine(46)-N7)-methyltransferase TrmB produces MTDQALRRQINITKDLPNQNAYTLALNGEYAHVAFDELRAPLNKGKWRSDVFKADAGMPMDVEVGTGNGTYFAHHAKTHSDRLLVGLELKYKPLIQSIRRAVNAGCKNAAITRFHAFNIDHLFAEGEIDNVYIHFPDPWTSPKKPKNRFVCKDNLELLYRLQKPGSFINFKTDSLVYFLWAMDEIRQSPYKIIFETQDLHNSEMKDQNFETAFEKIFLREGIKINFVRLQKV; encoded by the coding sequence ATGACAGATCAGGCTCTAAGAAGACAAATTAATATCACCAAAGACCTTCCCAACCAGAATGCCTACACCCTGGCGTTGAACGGCGAATATGCGCATGTGGCTTTCGATGAGCTGCGTGCTCCGCTGAACAAGGGCAAATGGCGTTCGGACGTTTTTAAAGCTGATGCTGGCATGCCGATGGACGTGGAAGTGGGCACCGGGAACGGGACTTACTTTGCTCATCACGCCAAAACCCATTCTGACCGCCTGTTGGTGGGCCTTGAGCTGAAATACAAACCTTTGATTCAGTCCATCCGTCGCGCGGTGAATGCTGGCTGCAAAAATGCGGCGATCACGCGTTTCCACGCTTTCAACATTGATCATCTTTTTGCTGAGGGCGAGATCGACAACGTCTATATCCATTTCCCGGATCCATGGACGTCCCCGAAAAAGCCGAAGAACCGTTTCGTGTGCAAAGATAATCTGGAGCTTTTGTACCGTCTGCAAAAGCCGGGTTCTTTCATCAATTTCAAAACCGATTCTTTGGTGTATTTCCTGTGGGCGATGGATGAAATCCGTCAGTCTCCGTACAAGATCATTTTTGAAACTCAGGATCTGCACAATTCAGAAATGAAAGATCAGAACTTCGAAACGGCTTTTGAGAAAATCTTCCTGCGTGAAGGGATCAAAATCAATTTCGTCAGACTGCAGAAGGTCTAG
- a CDS encoding cation diffusion facilitator family transporter, which yields MQSSISSAEKIRNRAAWISAIASVVIFTMKVVAYRLTSSTAVLSDALESIVNVIAAIVALFVIRFAAQPADEDHPYGHGKAEYFSSAFEGGMIFFAAIMIIAEAAKALIYHEPTQKLEMGLLIVGGAALVNLALGLYLKRVGTTHQSDALKASGAHVLSDVLTTAGVMVGLGLVLLTGIQWLDPVIAMLVGLQLAYSGFKIVRESLGGLMDQQDMASLELLASALEKNRVPGVINIHHLRVIRSGRFHHVDAHMVVPEYWDVSQVHAMTSDYEAAVVKDYEFDGELAFHVDPCKKSYCDSCEVPQCPIRLQPFRHRPDFSVKSLTDDPAPTNQGTHDRSGSKKTN from the coding sequence ATGCAAAGTTCTATTTCATCTGCTGAAAAAATCCGTAATCGTGCCGCGTGGATTTCTGCCATTGCCAGTGTCGTGATATTCACCATGAAGGTGGTGGCCTATCGCCTTACCAGCTCGACCGCCGTGCTGTCTGATGCATTGGAAAGTATCGTGAACGTCATAGCCGCCATCGTGGCGCTGTTTGTGATTCGTTTCGCCGCTCAGCCCGCGGATGAGGATCATCCCTATGGGCACGGCAAGGCCGAGTATTTCTCGTCAGCGTTTGAAGGCGGTATGATCTTTTTTGCCGCCATCATGATTATCGCCGAAGCCGCCAAAGCGTTGATTTATCATGAACCCACTCAGAAGCTGGAGATGGGTTTGTTGATCGTGGGCGGAGCCGCCCTGGTGAATCTGGCTTTGGGTTTGTATTTGAAGCGCGTGGGGACGACTCATCAGTCGGATGCCCTGAAGGCCAGTGGGGCCCATGTGCTGTCGGACGTTCTGACCACCGCCGGAGTGATGGTTGGTCTGGGGCTGGTTTTGCTGACCGGAATTCAGTGGCTGGATCCGGTGATTGCGATGCTGGTGGGTTTGCAACTGGCTTATTCAGGATTTAAAATTGTGCGCGAATCTTTGGGTGGCCTGATGGACCAGCAGGATATGGCGTCACTCGAGCTTCTGGCCAGTGCGCTGGAGAAAAATCGTGTGCCTGGTGTGATCAATATTCACCATCTGCGCGTGATTCGCTCTGGCCGATTCCATCACGTGGATGCCCATATGGTGGTGCCGGAATATTGGGATGTTTCTCAGGTTCACGCCATGACCAGTGATTATGAGGCTGCGGTGGTAAAGGATTATGAGTTTGACGGGGAGCTGGCTTTCCATGTGGATCCTTGTAAAAAATCCTACTGTGACAGCTGTGAGGTGCCTCAGTGCCCGATTCGTTTGCAGCCTTTCCGCCACCGGCCGGACTTCTCTGTGAAAAGCTTGACCGACGACCCGGCTCCGACTAATCAAGGGACCCATGACAGATCAGGCTCTAAGAAGACAAATTAA
- a CDS encoding GGDEF domain-containing response regulator: MSFEVSPKQPKSRRILVIDDDKDSLEILLEPLRWEGYDARGVTTESEAHKLIESWIPHIVILDWMAPSMAGLRVLKSVRERLSHVSCVFVSENSSTEAIIEALDSGADDYIVKPFVPLELLARIRSQLRIRDLHEQLLFANEKLKELVDTDDLTGLYNMRSLYQRLDFEMERGRRFHRDVCVVMMDMDYFKTVNDGHDHLFGSYVLSEVGKIIRANTRNIDIPARYGGDEFLMVLTETNHAGAMYFCERLRENIEKTTFRNGEDSMKLTASLGFAITIPGENISARELVRRADHALYEAKRAGRNQVAHYKLDAAPVVEIKSAIHKRRKAAG; the protein is encoded by the coding sequence ATGAGTTTTGAAGTAAGCCCTAAACAACCAAAAAGTCGCCGTATTCTAGTAATCGACGACGATAAGGATAGCCTGGAAATTCTCCTGGAGCCTTTGCGCTGGGAGGGCTACGACGCGCGCGGTGTGACCACCGAATCTGAAGCGCACAAGCTGATCGAATCCTGGATTCCTCACATTGTCATTTTGGACTGGATGGCGCCTTCCATGGCGGGTTTGCGGGTTTTGAAATCCGTGCGTGAGCGTCTGTCTCACGTTTCCTGCGTGTTTGTGTCGGAAAACTCCAGCACTGAAGCTATCATCGAGGCTCTGGACTCGGGTGCGGATGACTACATCGTAAAACCATTTGTGCCGCTGGAGCTTCTGGCGCGCATTCGCTCACAGTTGCGTATTCGCGATTTGCACGAGCAACTGCTTTTCGCCAACGAGAAACTCAAAGAGCTTGTTGATACCGATGACCTGACGGGTCTGTACAACATGCGTTCGCTGTATCAACGTCTGGACTTCGAGATGGAGCGCGGTCGTCGCTTCCACCGTGATGTCTGTGTCGTGATGATGGATATGGACTATTTCAAAACCGTCAATGACGGGCATGACCATCTGTTCGGAAGCTATGTGCTGTCCGAAGTGGGTAAGATCATTCGCGCCAACACACGCAATATTGATATTCCGGCCCGCTATGGTGGGGATGAATTCCTGATGGTGCTGACAGAGACCAATCATGCCGGTGCCATGTACTTCTGCGAGCGCCTGCGTGAAAACATCGAAAAGACCACTTTCCGCAATGGTGAGGACTCAATGAAGCTGACGGCCTCTTTGGGCTTTGCCATTACGATCCCGGGTGAAAACATCAGTGCCCGTGAGCTGGTCCGTCGTGCCGACCACGCTTTATATGAAGCCAAACGGGCCGGGCGCAACCAGGTGGCTCATTACAAACTGGATGCCGCTCCTGTGGTGGAAATCAAATCTGCCATTCATAAGCGCCGTAAGGCTGCTGGCTAA
- the leuS gene encoding leucine--tRNA ligase, whose amino-acid sequence MSLNFTEYEKKWQKKWADAKAFQAETNSVKPKYYALDMFPYPSGSGLHVGHMASYTPADIISRYKRAKGFNVLHPMGYDAFGLPAEQFAIQTGIHPAITTKKAIESFRTTLQSFGFSFDWSREISTCEPNYYKWTQFIFLKLYERGLAYQKEVPVNWCPALKTVLANDEVIDGKSERGGHPVIRVPMKQWMLKITDYAERLLNDLDKVDWPERTKEAQRNWIGKSEGARVTFQVHGEQDSFEVFTTRPDTLYGVTFMVMAPENPLVKKITSQPQHTAVEEYIAATAKKSEVDRKATTEKTGVFTGAHAIHPITGEKIEIWIADYVLMDYGTGAIMAVPGHDARDFEFATKFNIPIKTVLESDQLPFEGDSVMINSEFLNGLNKADAIKKMLAYLEENKLGVREVQYKLRDWLFSRQRYWGEPFPIVHFADGSRGVPVNELPVVLPEVADYEPADTGEAPLARNAEWVKYMDGNKEGRRETDTMPGAAGSSWYFLRYIDPNNDAAPFSAEAEKYWMPVDLYVGGPEHTVGHLLYSRFWMKVLFDCGLVTHDEPFQKLAHQGMVLGPDGEKMSKSRGNVIPAQEIGQTHGSDAVRTFVSFMGPLDKDKAWSPTGIDGVKRFLDRIGRLVVSDDGKYVATDAALTLEIEKLVHKTIKKVTEDIESMSFNTAISAMMILVNELYRAECRSVLALKPLVQILAPFAPHLAEELWEKMGGQGLCSLAPWPKYDNTLCADDTVTIGVQVNGKMRGTIELGVAASEQEAVAAAKAVPQVAAVLGDKNPDKVIYKAGKILNLIVK is encoded by the coding sequence ATGAGTTTGAACTTCACCGAGTACGAGAAAAAATGGCAGAAAAAGTGGGCGGACGCCAAGGCGTTTCAGGCTGAGACAAACAGTGTGAAACCAAAATATTATGCGCTGGATATGTTCCCCTATCCATCGGGCTCCGGTTTGCATGTTGGGCATATGGCCTCTTACACTCCGGCCGATATCATTTCCCGTTACAAACGCGCCAAGGGGTTCAACGTTCTTCACCCGATGGGATACGATGCCTTTGGTCTGCCGGCTGAGCAGTTTGCCATCCAGACCGGGATCCATCCTGCCATCACGACCAAAAAAGCAATCGAAAGCTTCCGCACAACTCTGCAGTCCTTTGGGTTCAGCTTTGACTGGAGCCGCGAAATCTCCACTTGTGAGCCTAACTACTACAAATGGACTCAGTTCATTTTCCTGAAACTGTATGAGCGCGGCCTGGCTTACCAGAAGGAAGTTCCGGTCAACTGGTGCCCGGCTTTGAAAACCGTTCTGGCCAATGACGAAGTCATCGACGGAAAATCAGAGCGCGGCGGTCACCCGGTCATCCGCGTGCCGATGAAACAGTGGATGCTTAAAATCACCGACTATGCCGAACGCCTGTTGAATGACCTGGACAAAGTCGACTGGCCGGAAAGAACCAAAGAGGCGCAGCGCAACTGGATTGGAAAGTCCGAAGGCGCGCGCGTCACCTTCCAGGTTCATGGCGAACAGGACAGCTTTGAAGTCTTCACCACTCGTCCGGACACATTGTACGGTGTGACCTTCATGGTGATGGCTCCGGAAAATCCGCTGGTCAAAAAGATCACCTCCCAGCCGCAGCACACGGCGGTGGAAGAATACATTGCCGCCACGGCGAAAAAATCAGAAGTCGACCGCAAGGCGACGACTGAAAAAACCGGCGTCTTCACGGGGGCTCACGCCATCCACCCGATCACGGGCGAAAAGATCGAGATCTGGATTGCCGACTATGTCCTGATGGATTACGGCACCGGTGCAATCATGGCCGTTCCTGGTCACGATGCGCGTGACTTCGAGTTTGCGACCAAATTCAACATTCCAATTAAAACCGTGCTTGAAAGTGACCAACTGCCATTTGAAGGCGACAGCGTCATGATCAACTCTGAATTCCTGAACGGCCTGAATAAAGCCGACGCCATCAAAAAAATGCTGGCTTATCTGGAAGAAAACAAATTGGGCGTTCGCGAAGTTCAGTACAAGCTGCGCGACTGGCTGTTCAGCCGTCAGCGCTATTGGGGCGAGCCGTTCCCGATCGTACACTTTGCCGACGGTTCCCGCGGCGTTCCCGTGAACGAGCTTCCTGTCGTATTGCCGGAAGTGGCGGACTATGAACCCGCCGACACCGGAGAAGCTCCACTGGCCCGCAACGCGGAATGGGTGAAGTACATGGACGGCAACAAAGAAGGCCGACGCGAAACCGACACCATGCCGGGAGCTGCCGGATCTTCCTGGTACTTCCTGCGCTATATCGATCCAAACAATGATGCAGCTCCGTTCAGTGCGGAAGCTGAAAAGTACTGGATGCCAGTGGATCTGTACGTGGGCGGTCCTGAACACACTGTCGGTCACTTGCTGTATTCCCGCTTCTGGATGAAGGTTCTTTTTGATTGCGGTCTTGTGACCCATGATGAACCATTCCAAAAACTGGCCCACCAGGGCATGGTTTTGGGACCCGACGGTGAAAAAATGTCCAAATCCCGTGGCAACGTGATCCCAGCTCAGGAAATCGGCCAGACACACGGTTCAGATGCTGTTCGAACTTTCGTCAGCTTTATGGGGCCTTTGGATAAAGACAAGGCCTGGTCTCCGACCGGTATTGACGGCGTAAAACGCTTCCTGGATCGCATCGGCCGCCTTGTTGTCAGCGATGACGGCAAATATGTGGCGACCGATGCCGCTTTGACTTTGGAGATCGAGAAATTAGTTCACAAAACCATCAAAAAAGTCACAGAGGACATCGAGTCCATGAGCTTTAACACGGCGATCAGCGCCATGATGATTCTGGTGAACGAACTTTACCGCGCGGAGTGCCGCTCTGTTTTGGCTCTGAAACCGCTGGTACAGATTCTGGCTCCGTTTGCCCCGCATTTGGCTGAAGAATTGTGGGAAAAAATGGGCGGACAGGGACTTTGCTCTTTGGCTCCTTGGCCAAAATATGATAACACCCTGTGCGCTGACGACACTGTGACAATCGGCGTGCAAGTGAATGGAAAAATGCGCGGCACGATCGAGTTGGGCGTGGCGGCTTCCGAACAGGAAGCGGTCGCGGCGGCGAAAGCCGTTCCACAAGTGGCAGCTGTGCTTGGCGACAAGAATCCCGACAAGGTGATTTACAAAGCCGGCAAAATTTTGAACTTGATCGTTAAATAA
- the speA gene encoding biosynthetic arginine decarboxylase, giving the protein MSNWSPEKSAELYGINNWGNGYFRINSAGNVAVTPMGAAGPTVDLHELTQDLLDRGIRVPIMIRFPEIIKSRVELLNGCFQKAFADHGYKGQYRGVYPIKVNQQRHLVQELVKYGKDYSMGLEAGSKPELLVVLALMNTPDALIICNGFKDWEYIETAILSQKLGRNTIIVVDRKEELKMIVDVAKKFNARPKIGFRAKLNTQGAGKWVDSSGARSKFGLTSTEIVEGVEFLKSEGMLDCLELLHYHIGSQVPQIQSIKSSLKEGARFYTELYKMGAGLKYIDVGGGLGVDYDGSGHSDSSVNYSEQEYANDIVSVLQTLCDEKGIPHPNIVTESGRFLVAHHSVLVFNVMGVNDLHRHEPPRPATKTDHSIMQDMQYIFEKVNKDNINECFNDLEQAKQETLQLFTYGVLSLEQRAWCESMYFAIATKMIKLARATPDCEDIVAALGKELCDTYFSNFSVFQSVPDSWAVGQLFPVIPIHRLGEEPKREATLADLTCDSDGVIEKFIDTASGEPKETIRLHQFTDGQQYYLGVFLTGAYQEILGDLHNLFGDTDAVHISLNGVGYTIDHYVPGDTVTEVLSYVQYGRSEMVDSVRQATEESIQKGSITKQEAKLLIKHYEEGLSGYTYLEEAE; this is encoded by the coding sequence ATGTCTAATTGGAGTCCTGAAAAAAGCGCTGAGCTTTATGGGATCAACAACTGGGGCAACGGTTATTTCAGAATTAACAGCGCAGGCAATGTTGCTGTCACTCCGATGGGCGCCGCGGGTCCGACAGTGGATCTGCATGAGCTGACCCAAGATCTTTTGGACCGCGGTATCCGCGTTCCCATCATGATTCGTTTTCCGGAAATTATTAAATCCCGCGTGGAGCTTTTGAACGGCTGCTTCCAAAAAGCATTTGCTGATCATGGCTACAAAGGCCAGTATCGTGGCGTTTACCCGATCAAGGTAAACCAACAGCGTCACCTGGTTCAGGAGCTGGTGAAATACGGTAAAGACTATTCCATGGGTCTTGAAGCAGGTTCCAAACCTGAGCTTCTGGTGGTTCTGGCTTTGATGAACACTCCAGATGCACTTATCATCTGCAACGGTTTCAAAGACTGGGAATACATCGAAACAGCGATCCTGTCCCAGAAACTGGGCCGCAACACCATCATCGTGGTGGATCGTAAAGAAGAATTGAAAATGATCGTGGATGTGGCGAAAAAGTTCAACGCCCGTCCAAAAATCGGCTTCCGTGCGAAGCTGAACACCCAAGGTGCCGGCAAGTGGGTTGACTCCTCTGGCGCCCGCTCCAAGTTCGGTCTGACTTCCACTGAAATCGTGGAAGGCGTTGAATTCCTGAAAAGCGAAGGCATGCTGGATTGCCTGGAACTTCTGCACTACCACATCGGTTCTCAGGTTCCTCAGATCCAGTCCATCAAGTCCTCTTTGAAAGAGGGCGCACGCTTCTACACCGAGCTGTACAAAATGGGCGCAGGCCTGAAGTACATCGACGTGGGCGGCGGCCTGGGCGTTGACTATGACGGTTCCGGCCACTCTGACAGCTCTGTGAACTATTCTGAGCAGGAATACGCCAATGACATCGTGTCTGTACTTCAGACCCTGTGTGATGAAAAAGGCATTCCACATCCAAACATCGTGACTGAGTCCGGCCGCTTCCTGGTGGCTCACCACTCGGTTTTGGTGTTCAACGTGATGGGCGTGAACGACCTTCACCGCCACGAGCCGCCTCGTCCAGCGACGAAAACGGATCATTCCATCATGCAGGACATGCAGTACATCTTTGAAAAGGTGAACAAAGACAATATCAACGAGTGCTTCAATGACCTGGAACAGGCCAAACAGGAAACTCTGCAATTGTTCACTTACGGCGTCTTGAGCCTTGAACAACGTGCATGGTGTGAATCCATGTACTTTGCGATCGCAACCAAGATGATCAAACTGGCGCGCGCGACTCCGGATTGTGAAGACATCGTGGCAGCTCTGGGTAAGGAACTGTGCGACACTTACTTCTCCAACTTCTCTGTGTTCCAGTCTGTACCGGATTCATGGGCGGTGGGTCAGTTGTTCCCGGTGATCCCAATTCACCGTCTGGGCGAAGAGCCTAAACGTGAAGCGACTTTGGCGGATCTGACTTGTGACTCTGACGGTGTGATTGAAAAATTCATCGACACGGCTTCCGGCGAACCGAAAGAAACCATCCGCTTGCATCAGTTCACTGATGGCCAGCAGTACTATCTGGGCGTGTTCCTGACCGGTGCCTACCAAGAGATCCTGGGCGATTTGCACAATCTGTTTGGGGACACGGATGCGGTTCACATCTCTTTGAACGGCGTGGGTTACACTATTGACCATTACGTTCCAGGTGACACGGTGACTGAAGTTCTGTCTTACGTTCAGTACGGCCGCTCTGAAATGGTCGACAGCGTTCGTCAGGCAACAGAGGAATCCATCCAGAAGGGCTCGATCACAAAACAAGAAGCCAAGCTTCTGATCAAGCACTACGAAGAAGGTCTTTCCGGTTACACCTACCTGGAAGAAGCCGAGTAA
- a CDS encoding ABC transporter permease subunit: MIEKYLIRNELTLKRYKRFKRDRVAVVSVWILLAMFFVSFTAELWANNHPHVMSYNGKLFFPLFKDYHPTAFGRDDIYVMDYRELEMKEGDWAVWPIIQWDPYESNKTVETYPSPPTKVNWLGTDESGRDVMTRLLYGFRYTMLFAIGSWLATYAIGITMGAIMGYMGGKTDLVGQRLVEIVESTPILIVLLTIISIFTPSLPLLIGFFAIFSWTGISAYMRAQFLSLRKREYVEAAKAIGADHTRIIGKHILPNGLTPIVTFAPFFIAGGVNTLSFLDYLGLGLRPPTPSWGELLAQAQKWFTIAEWIVWGPMVALVLTLTLLINIGLAVRDAFDSKM, encoded by the coding sequence ATGATCGAAAAATATCTTATTCGCAATGAATTGACGCTGAAGAGATATAAGCGATTTAAGCGCGATCGTGTCGCTGTTGTCTCTGTTTGGATTCTTTTGGCTATGTTCTTCGTGAGCTTCACGGCGGAACTTTGGGCCAACAATCACCCACATGTGATGAGCTACAATGGGAAATTGTTCTTCCCGTTGTTCAAGGATTATCACCCAACTGCCTTCGGCCGTGATGACATCTATGTGATGGATTATCGTGAGCTGGAAATGAAAGAGGGCGACTGGGCGGTATGGCCGATCATTCAGTGGGACCCATATGAAAGCAATAAAACCGTTGAAACCTATCCATCTCCTCCTACCAAAGTAAACTGGTTGGGTACGGATGAGAGCGGTCGTGACGTGATGACGCGTCTGTTGTACGGATTCCGTTACACGATGTTGTTCGCGATTGGTTCATGGCTTGCGACTTATGCGATTGGTATCACCATGGGTGCTATCATGGGTTACATGGGTGGTAAGACCGACTTGGTTGGTCAGCGTCTGGTTGAGATCGTGGAAAGCACCCCGATTCTGATCGTTCTTTTGACGATCATCTCTATCTTTACTCCAAGCTTGCCGTTGTTGATCGGGTTCTTTGCGATCTTCAGCTGGACCGGGATCTCTGCTTATATGCGTGCCCAGTTCCTGTCTTTGAGAAAGCGTGAGTACGTTGAGGCAGCTAAAGCCATTGGTGCGGATCACACCCGTATTATCGGTAAGCACATCCTGCCGAACGGTCTGACTCCGATTGTGACCTTTGCGCCGTTCTTTATCGCAGGTGGCGTGAATACGTTGTCCTTCCTGGATTACCTGGGCTTGGGTCTTCGTCCGCCGACTCCTTCTTGGGGTGAGTTGCTGGCTCAGGCTCAAAAATGGTTCACGATTGCAGAGTGGATAGTTTGGGGCCCGATGGTGGCTCTGGTTCTGACTCTGACCCTGTTGATCAACATCGGTCTTGCAGTCCGCGACGCCTTCGACTCCAAAATGTAA
- a CDS encoding ABC transporter permease subunit, which produces MIVYLIRRLLLMIPTFFGITIMTFVLINLAPGSPIEQKLQAIRFGSAGGAGGGAAGVNSRGDSAVNEEVIEALKKQYGFDKPLHERYIIWLKNLSRLDFGESFTYQEPVIDVIKSKFPVSLQFGIASLILTYLVCIPLGVRKAIKAGGAFDRITTIILNLTYSIPPLVLGIFLIVVFAGKLNMFPLGGLHSDDYEVLTTWGKIVDRAHHFVLPLICYMIGGFTELSTLMRNSMLDVVKSDFVRTARAKGLSDNVVIFKHALRNALIPIATGLGGFFGAFLAGSLIIEQMFNLDGIGLLGYQSIMARDYNVIMGLTFISSLLLMFGRIFSDIIYVLIDPRIDFK; this is translated from the coding sequence TTGATCGTCTACCTGATTCGCCGATTACTACTGATGATCCCGACATTCTTCGGGATCACCATCATGACTTTCGTTCTTATCAATTTGGCTCCGGGCAGCCCCATTGAGCAGAAGCTGCAGGCAATTCGCTTCGGCTCTGCTGGTGGAGCTGGCGGTGGCGCTGCTGGCGTTAACAGTCGCGGTGATTCCGCGGTTAACGAAGAAGTGATTGAGGCCTTGAAGAAACAATACGGTTTCGACAAGCCTTTGCATGAACGTTACATCATCTGGCTTAAAAATTTGTCCCGTCTGGATTTCGGTGAAAGCTTCACCTACCAGGAACCGGTCATTGATGTGATCAAAAGTAAGTTCCCGGTGTCTTTGCAGTTCGGTATCGCCTCTTTGATCCTGACTTATTTGGTGTGTATCCCTCTCGGTGTTCGCAAGGCCATCAAGGCTGGCGGCGCCTTTGACCGTATCACCACTATTATTCTGAATCTGACGTATTCGATTCCACCGTTGGTATTGGGTATCTTCCTGATCGTTGTGTTCGCCGGGAAACTGAACATGTTCCCACTGGGCGGTTTGCACTCGGACGATTATGAAGTTCTGACCACCTGGGGCAAGATCGTGGACCGTGCACACCACTTCGTGCTGCCGTTGATCTGTTACATGATCGGTGGTTTCACGGAGCTTTCCACTCTGATGCGAAATTCCATGCTGGATGTTGTGAAGTCGGACTTTGTTCGTACGGCACGCGCCAAGGGTCTTTCTGACAACGTGGTTATCTTCAAACATGCTCTTCGCAATGCTTTGATTCCGATCGCAACCGGTTTGGGCGGCTTCTTCGGAGCTTTCCTGGCGGGTTCTTTGATCATCGAACAGATGTTCAACTTGGACGGTATCGGTTTGCTGGGCTATCAGTCCATCATGGCACGTGACTATAACGTGATCATGGGTCTGACCTTCATTTCGTCTTTGCTTTTGATGTTCGGACGTATTTTCTCTGACATCATTTATGTTCTTATTGATCCAAGGATTGACTTCAAATGA
- a CDS encoding peptide-binding protein, which yields MKGLLALALSSALTAPAFAAAPNANAPKGGNFVNNLGGEPPTVHPITSTDVYGSNVQAMVCEGLLSRDSETYDWKPRLAEKWEVSKDNKTFTFFLRKNAVFHDGKPVTAEDVKFSFDAIFEPKYEAAHLRPYYEGLSKVEVVDAHTVKFTAKDMYFKNFESAAGLTIIPKHIYGDVEKSKKMNRQLICTGAYSMSKFDRGQMIQLKKFDKWWGLNEPLYKGAYNFDTVTLRFYKDENVQLERAKKGELDYLDLRIESFMKKTEGAPWGKTVLKHKVANSAPKSYGFVGWNFRKELFQDKNVRVALAHLLNREEMNKKFRYGMSDLANGAVYIKSEYNPGNKALEFNPKKAQELLAKAGWADADKNGVLEKTVNGKKSEFKFTLIYPNKDVEKYWTMYREDLKKAGIDMELKYLEWNSFLKLVDEGNFDAVTMAWGGGSVDPDPKQIWHSSGAIPGGSNFIGYKNPEVDKLIDEARVEPNKAKRVVKLKEVYRRIAEDAPYAFLFNDKYVFYANSSRMGTPAETFKYEIGTDYWWMKPQ from the coding sequence ATGAAGGGACTCCTGGCTCTTGCACTGAGCTCAGCTTTGACAGCTCCCGCTTTTGCAGCCGCACCAAATGCGAATGCACCAAAAGGCGGAAATTTCGTAAACAATCTTGGCGGTGAACCACCAACAGTTCATCCGATCACAAGCACTGACGTGTACGGTTCCAACGTACAAGCGATGGTGTGTGAAGGTCTTCTGTCTCGTGATTCTGAGACTTATGACTGGAAACCTCGTTTGGCTGAGAAGTGGGAAGTCTCCAAAGACAACAAAACTTTCACTTTCTTCCTTCGTAAAAATGCAGTCTTCCATGACGGCAAGCCGGTAACAGCTGAAGACGTTAAATTCTCCTTCGACGCGATCTTCGAGCCAAAATATGAAGCGGCTCACCTTCGTCCATACTATGAAGGTCTTTCCAAAGTTGAAGTGGTTGATGCTCACACTGTGAAATTCACCGCTAAAGACATGTACTTCAAAAACTTCGAATCCGCTGCGGGTTTGACCATCATCCCTAAGCACATCTACGGCGATGTTGAAAAATCCAAAAAAATGAACCGTCAGTTGATCTGCACGGGCGCATACTCCATGTCCAAATTCGACCGTGGTCAAATGATCCAGTTGAAGAAATTCGACAAATGGTGGGGTCTGAACGAGCCATTGTACAAAGGCGCTTACAACTTCGACACTGTGACTCTTCGTTTCTACAAAGACGAAAACGTTCAGCTTGAGCGCGCTAAAAAAGGTGAGCTTGATTACCTTGACCTGCGTATCGAATCCTTCATGAAAAAAACTGAAGGCGCTCCTTGGGGCAAAACTGTTCTTAAACACAAAGTTGCCAACAGCGCTCCTAAGTCTTACGGCTTCGTGGGCTGGAACTTCCGCAAAGAATTGTTCCAGGACAAAAACGTACGTGTGGCTTTGGCTCACCTGTTGAACCGCGAAGAGATGAACAAAAAGTTCCGTTACGGCATGTCTGACCTTGCCAACGGTGCGGTTTACATCAAATCCGAATACAACCCAGGCAACAAAGCTTTGGAATTCAATCCGAAGAAAGCTCAGGAATTGCTGGCTAAAGCCGGTTGGGCTGACGCTGACAAAAACGGTGTTCTAGAGAAAACCGTTAACGGCAAGAAATCTGAGTTCAAGTTCACTTTGATCTACCCTAATAAAGACGTAGAGAAATATTGGACTATGTACCGTGAAGACCTGAAAAAAGCGGGTATCGACATGGAACTTAAGTATCTTGAGTGGAACTCCTTCCTGAAGCTGGTTGACGAAGGTAACTTCGACGCTGTGACTATGGCTTGGGGTGGTGGTTCTGTTGATCCGGATCCAAAACAAATCTGGCACTCTTCCGGTGCGATCCCAGGTGGTTCTAACTTCATCGGTTACAAAAACCCTGAAGTGGACAAGCTGATCGACGAAGCTCGCGTTGAGCCGAATAAAGCTAAACGTGTTGTTAAGTTGAAAGAAGTTTACAGAAGAATCGCTGAAGACGCTCCATACGCGTTCCTGTTCAACGACAAGTACGTATTCTATGCAAATTCTTCACGCATGGGCACTCCTGCAGAGACATTTAAGTACGAAATTGGTACAGACTACTGGTGGATGAAGCCTCAATAG